From the Drosophila simulans strain w501 chromosome 2L, Prin_Dsim_3.1, whole genome shotgun sequence genome, the window TTGGACGGGCAGATTTCTGCGAAGCCGCCTGCTACACATATCTATGCTCACAAGATCGACCTGGACCGTCTTCAGAACCGTGGGGTAGTCCGTCGAGTTCAAATATACTTTTCCCCAGCCGTTGAAGAAGCAGGATCCTTCTCGAATATTAGCTTCTCCTAGGTACAATGGGATGATATTAATCTTGGCTGTCATCTCAAATGCGGATACCAGAATGAGTAACGCCATGTTGTTTTCGGCATTGAATCTGTTGAACTGTTCGTGGGAGACTATATTCAGCACCTCGAGATCCACGTGCTGCTGGTCAGCCGTAGTCGAGGTATCCCATTCGCCAGCTCGCACCAGCAGATCATCTGCGATTGTTTCGTTCAGAATATGAGCGGCAGTAAGGACCACATTGGGCTTAATGAGAGATCCCACTCCTATATAGCGAAACAGCCAATCCCTCTGGTCGAGCACAGCAACCACCCAAGGAAATGTCTCTATGCGATTCTCGCTGGGATTGCTGCCATATGTGCCAGGTCGTATCTGCAGgcgaattttccatttgagtATTAATATTGCTCGGTAAAAGTATTACACACATTAACCTGATTGTAGTTAAAGTTTTGACCACTCGCAAGGCTGATTATCAGCGTCGCGAGAAACGCAAAGTATAGCGTCATTCCGCAACGAGTGTtcgaatcgaaatgaaatcgAGCGCTTAGAACTTACCCGGCGAACTCAGCGCTCTGCTTATCAGTACAAAGCGTCGTTTCAAGAATTCTACAAagtaattcaaaataaatcattcgtattataaaaaaacattCGCAGCTTTCgttattttatttcacaacGATCCAAGCTACAGCAGTCTAATTTCTCTCAGCGAACTTTTCTTTCGCCTAGGTGTAACTTTTGCATAATACTCGCAGCtgaatacaaaaaattaaaagaaaacataacAAAAACTAGTTGCATAGCGCATACATATGTGAGAGGAGTCAACAAGCGTACGGTTGGCAGAATGAGGAGCAGATtccaattaagttttaaatttttagcaGACAAGCTTATGAATGATGGCGTTCACTTCGATGGCAGCCCACTTGGCAGATGTCCAAAAGGTTTGCTCTCACTTTCCTCCTGCCAAATGTgctaatcattttcatttgctacGAAATAGCCGAGCAAATGGTGAGCTCACGAAACAAGCGGCGCCTTGGTCCTTTGCAATgttccccctcccccttcccaCCACCTTTCAAGGACTTTTCCGCATGCATTCCCAAGTAGTTGAACATGGGAGTGCCATTATGGGAAGTAATAAACAAGAAATGGAATAACTGAATTGTTCGGATAGAATTGCAGATGCCCTTTGTCCTGTGATTAGCATTTGTTGCACAAGTCGAGTGAGGCACAGCAGTGCACAAATATTCAGTGCGATGATGGTTATGcgctttttaaataaataaattcctcGACACAATGTTAGTTTTAGAATATAAGTTTGTAAGTCTTGAATGTTAAGATACGAATGTATCCAAagagatatatataaaacaaagaaTATCTATAAGATataatagcaaaaaaaaaaaaatacaaaagtatatttaagatttgtaaaatttgaattcaaagCAGGTTGGCATCTCCAATATCCAGCCCGCCACAATTCTCCCCACTCAACAGATGGTTGAAAGCTTCCATTTGACAGTCGTCGGTTCAAAAAGCTCAAGCACGATTCATGGGGGCGCCACCCGTTCTATTCCAAAAAGCATACCAATGCTCAAgatgaaacaaaaacagaaaataaacaacaaatacgcATGTATGACCTTCGCACAAGGTGACTGGGGCAAAAAGAGAGCGCCAGTGAGAGAGAGGCAGTGAGCGAGCGAGAGCACACGGAACAGTGCAGGAATACAGCATAGCTGAAGTGCGAGAAAGACAGACAAAATGCACCGGCGAGATAAGAACCGCTGCATCAGCAACGCACAGTGGGCGGTATTGTCGAAAAATACTGCATAAAGTTATTACCTCTTATTGAAATATACAACATTTTCATTCTTAACTGATTGATATAAAAATCTACAATGTAGTGTTTAGGTGTTTTATTTAAGTAACAAAGAATATTATTGAATTGTATCCCCTTGATGATAATTATCTGTTCATAACAGTTGATACTCAGCGCACCCACTGTGCGCTGGGAGTTGTTTACAAGGGGAGCAGCACGCTGAGAGAAAAGCTCTGGCGCAAAAGCTATCTCCGAAAGTATTCCGAGAGTATAAAGTGAGAATCGCTCCGGATTTTGCTGCGAACGGTCGTCTGTTCAGGTTCAGGTCTGGGTTGTGTCTATAGTCTCCGTCTCCTCTTCGCTGTCGCACACGCAAACGGGTCTAcgccacacacacgcgcacccACGCAACGGAATCAGAGAACTATATAGAGCCGCCACAGAGAAGGGACATACATAACTAGGACACCATGTCGAAGCCCCAATCGGACGCCGATCGGCGCAAACAGATCTCGGTGCGCGGGATCGCCGAGGTGGGCAATGTCACCGAGGTGAAGAAGAACTTCAATCGCCACCTGCACTACACCCTGGTCAAGGATCGCAATGTGTCCACCCTGAGGGACTACTACTTCGCCCTGGCCAACACCGTCAAGGACAACATGGTGGGCCGCTGGATTCGCACGCAGCAGCACTACTACGAGAAGGATCCCAAGGTGAGTTCCGCGCCCAGCCAGGCCACCCAATTATTGATTTAGTCCGtggaattttccaaaaaaagtGGTCGGACCACCTAACCTAACTTTGTCCGGGCTCTGGACTTCTGGAGGCCTGATTATCCCTTCCTGCGGCAaccaaaacttttcaaaaaatttcctttgaaatattttttccgAAATTTCTTTGGCTATTACGACATTTTTTCGGCCTGCTCCATTGTCTTTTATTCGCTGCTGATTTATTCCCCAATGCGCTTTGGCCAACGAATTTACAGTGAACACTCAGCCaataaaattctaaaaattaaTTGGGAATCGATAAACGTATTCTTAAATAGCTGAAACAGTTTTGCTTTTAGCTCAAATATTTCCTCTAtgtcttttattattataaatgctTAATCTGTGCAACATTTTATAAAAGGCGCTTTCCTTATTTTCTTACCCCTGAAATTCTAAAAATTTCCGAGTGTTCACtgtttatttgcaatttcGGCTTTTACTGCATTTCCCACGCTTTCGTTGTTTTGCACCTACATAAttgtttcgtttcatttaatTATCCGCGAAATTGCCAAAAAGCAAAGACTGCAATGGGATCAATGCCAAGAAGTAGCGCCAAAAAAAGGTGTGACACTTTCactgcaacaaattgcaaaggtgctgcaaaaaGCCGGCGAATTTATCAGCCACCCCCTTTTTCCGCGCCCACTTGAGAATTTTCCCCGCCAGCTGACGAAGCAacaaaatcttaaaaatagCTCTGCATTTAGCAGCTGTCGCCGAGCTACTTCTATATCTATCCAAACATATTTATGAGTTTTTAGTAATACGTTTTTACTATGGGCATGGTGGTTAGCCCAGAAATGCAGCTTTAGTAGGGCAAGTGTGCATAAAAAGTACCCCCTTTTAGCCACATCCATCAGATACACAATATttgtatctacatatgtacatgtatccAAACACGTGCCCAAAGCGTgagcttttcatttgcaaatttGTCAGCATCGGCTGCTAAACATTTTTGTCCTTGCTGAATGTCAGCTTAAATCACTTTCAATTTCAAGCCCACCAAAATGTATCTATTAATTTTCCATTGACTCGAGCAATTTCGGCGGCTAGAAGTTCGAGC encodes:
- the LOC6730648 gene encoding phenoloxidase-activating factor 2 isoform X1, with the translated sequence MTLYFAFLATLIISLASGQNFNYNQVNIRPGTYGSNPSENRIETFPWVVAVLDQRDWLFRYIGVGSLIKPNVVLTAAHILNETIADDLLVRAGEWDTSTTADQQHVDLEVLNIVSHEQFNRFNAENNMALLILVSAFEMTAKINIIPLYLGEANIREGSCFFNGWGKVYLNSTDYPTVLKTVQVDLVSIDMCSRRLRRNLPVQICGEGLEGKDCSGDGGAPLVCQILTYPSKYAQVGIVNWLSQVPGVNTPTVYTNVLVLLPWIHYQLRLGANFRPRS
- the LOC6730648 gene encoding phenoloxidase-activating factor 2 isoform X2, giving the protein MTLYFAFLATLIISLASGQNFNYNQIRPGTYGSNPSENRIETFPWVVAVLDQRDWLFRYIGVGSLIKPNVVLTAAHILNETIADDLLVRAGEWDTSTTADQQHVDLEVLNIVSHEQFNRFNAENNMALLILVSAFEMTAKINIIPLYLGEANIREGSCFFNGWGKVYLNSTDYPTVLKTVQVDLVSIDMCSRRLRRNLPVQICGEGLEGKDCSGDGGAPLVCQILTYPSKYAQVGIVNWLSQVPGVNTPTVYTNVLVLLPWIHYQLRLGANFRPRS